One genomic region from Balaenoptera acutorostrata chromosome 1, mBalAcu1.1, whole genome shotgun sequence encodes:
- the PPIH gene encoding peptidyl-prolyl cis-trans isomerase H isoform X2: protein MAVANSSPVNPVVFFDVSIGGQEVGRMKIELFADVVPKTAENFRKDGVPIGYKGSTFHRVIKDFMIQGGDFVNGDGTGVASIYRGPFADENFKLRHSAPGLLSMANSGPSTNGCQFFITCSKCDWLDGKHVVFGKIIDGLLVMRKIENVPTGPNNKPKLPVVISQCGEM from the exons ATGGCGGTGGCAAATTCAAGCCCTGTCAATCCCGTGGTGTTTTTTGATGTCAGCATTGGCGGCCAG GAAGTTGGCCGCATGAAGATCGAGCTCTTTGCAGACGTTGTGCCTAAGACGGCCGAGAATTTTAG AAAAGATGGGGTTCCAATAGGATACAAAGGGAGCACCTTCCACAG GGTCATAAAAGATTTCATGATTCAGGGTGGAGATTTTGTTAAT GGAGATGGTACTGGAGTCGCCAGTATCTACCGGGGGCCATTTGCAGATGAAAATTTTAAGCTTAGACACTCAGCTCCAGGCTTGCTTTCCATG GCAAACAGTGGTCCCAGTACAAATGGCTGCCAGTTTTTCATCACCTGCTCTAAGTGTGATTGGCTAGATGGGAAGCACGTGGTGTTTG GAAAAATCATTGATGGACTTCTGGTGATGAGAAAGATTGAG AATGTTCCCACAGGCCCCAACAATAAACCCAAGCTGCCTGTGGTGATCTCACAGTGTGGAGAGATGTAG
- the PPIH gene encoding peptidyl-prolyl cis-trans isomerase H isoform X1, whose amino-acid sequence MAVANSSPVNPVVFFDVSIGGQEVGRMKIELFADVVPKTAENFRQFCTGEFRKDGVPIGYKGSTFHRVIKDFMIQGGDFVNGDGTGVASIYRGPFADENFKLRHSAPGLLSMANSGPSTNGCQFFITCSKCDWLDGKHVVFGKIIDGLLVMRKIENVPTGPNNKPKLPVVISQCGEM is encoded by the exons ATGGCGGTGGCAAATTCAAGCCCTGTCAATCCCGTGGTGTTTTTTGATGTCAGCATTGGCGGCCAG GAAGTTGGCCGCATGAAGATCGAGCTCTTTGCAGACGTTGTGCCTAAGACGGCCGAGAATTTTAG GCAGTTCTGCACTGGAGAGTTCAG AAAAGATGGGGTTCCAATAGGATACAAAGGGAGCACCTTCCACAG GGTCATAAAAGATTTCATGATTCAGGGTGGAGATTTTGTTAAT GGAGATGGTACTGGAGTCGCCAGTATCTACCGGGGGCCATTTGCAGATGAAAATTTTAAGCTTAGACACTCAGCTCCAGGCTTGCTTTCCATG GCAAACAGTGGTCCCAGTACAAATGGCTGCCAGTTTTTCATCACCTGCTCTAAGTGTGATTGGCTAGATGGGAAGCACGTGGTGTTTG GAAAAATCATTGATGGACTTCTGGTGATGAGAAAGATTGAG AATGTTCCCACAGGCCCCAACAATAAACCCAAGCTGCCTGTGGTGATCTCACAGTGTGGAGAGATGTAG